In one Sphingobacterium daejeonense genomic region, the following are encoded:
- a CDS encoding PLDc N-terminal domain-containing protein: MYYVFSLYHLMTNNKIERNQKIVWVLVIFLFNIIGSIIYLLIHNRKIKTN, encoded by the coding sequence TTATATCATTTAATGACAAACAATAAGATAGAGAGGAATCAAAAAATTGTTTGGGTTTTAGTAATCTTTTTATTTAACATAATTGGCAGTATCATTTATTTGTTAATTCACAACAGAAAGATAAAAACAAATTAA
- a CDS encoding DNA alkylation repair protein, translating to MTLQNILSQISDKNTKLGDIREIAKQINKDHLLAMELWSTKQFFARQLAILIFDKKHLTEDLIDKLVADINQHNEKEKLQLIDWLMANQLTKDKKTISLLDSWENSTFSLQRRVFWYHKARLRWMGQIQPDSEKLLSTIEKQIEHEEPEVQWAMNFTAAWIGVFEGLLRNRCIALGERTELYKGQMVSKGCTPDYLPEFIAIESKKRNL from the coding sequence ATGACATTACAAAATATTTTATCACAAATAAGCGACAAGAATACAAAACTTGGCGACATTCGGGAAATTGCAAAACAGATTAATAAAGATCATCTATTGGCAATGGAACTTTGGTCAACCAAGCAGTTTTTTGCTCGACAATTGGCAATCCTAATATTTGACAAAAAACATCTTACAGAAGACTTGATTGATAAATTGGTAGCAGACATTAATCAACATAACGAAAAAGAAAAGCTTCAACTTATTGATTGGTTAATGGCAAATCAACTCACCAAAGACAAAAAAACAATTTCATTGTTAGATAGTTGGGAAAATAGTACTTTTTCACTTCAAAGAAGGGTTTTTTGGTATCATAAAGCTAGGTTACGCTGGATGGGACAAATTCAGCCAGATAGCGAAAAACTACTTTCTACCATTGAAAAACAAATCGAGCATGAAGAACCGGAAGTGCAGTGGGCAATGAATTTTACAGCAGCTTGGATAGGTGTATTTGAAGGATTATTACGCAATCGATGTATTGCTCTTGGTGAGAGAACGGAGCTTTATAAAGGGCAAATGGTTTCAAAAGGTTGTACCCCTGATTATTTGCCAGAATTTATTGCCATTGAAAGCAAAAAAAGAAATTTATAA
- a CDS encoding VOC family protein: MKSSVIWANFSVKNADRSREFYYKLGLTPNGPNNNPNLASFKFGKDNFVIHFFQEESIKEYLPPWENSNNEIIFTLSAETQNEVEEWYKKVVDAGGIIIKELIRDKEGYFGFVFSDPDGHRFNVLLMDNM; this comes from the coding sequence ATGAAATCTTCAGTGATATGGGCAAACTTCAGCGTTAAAAACGCCGACCGCTCGAGGGAATTTTACTATAAACTAGGTCTTACGCCAAATGGACCAAATAACAACCCTAACTTAGCTAGTTTCAAATTTGGAAAGGACAATTTTGTAATCCACTTTTTCCAAGAAGAATCAATTAAAGAATATCTCCCTCCTTGGGAAAATTCCAATAATGAGATAATATTTACCCTGTCAGCAGAGACACAAAATGAGGTTGAGGAATGGTATAAAAAAGTCGTTGATGCTGGAGGAATAATTATTAAAGAACTTATTAGAGACAAAGAAGGTTATTTTGGATTTGTGTTCTCAGACCCTGATGGACATAGATTTAATGTGCTTTTGATGGATAATATGTAG
- a CDS encoding nuclear transport factor 2 family protein, with protein MSKNLKIVQDYFNAVAIGDFETVGNLFADDAVWHQPGKGVQSGTYNGKMELFGHLGNFGKWSDGTFAMDEIKFISENQDLVAVSIHFKAEKDGKSLSMNGIDLLRIVDDKIKEVWLFSERIDEEDEFWNFASK; from the coding sequence ATGTCAAAAAACTTAAAGATTGTTCAGGATTATTTTAATGCAGTAGCTATTGGAGATTTTGAAACCGTAGGAAATCTATTTGCAGATGATGCGGTCTGGCATCAACCAGGTAAAGGAGTCCAATCTGGCACCTATAACGGAAAGATGGAATTATTTGGTCATCTGGGAAATTTCGGAAAATGGAGCGACGGAACCTTTGCTATGGATGAAATAAAATTCATTTCAGAAAATCAGGATTTGGTTGCTGTATCCATACATTTCAAAGCTGAAAAAGACGGAAAGTCATTATCCATGAATGGAATAGACCTACTTAGGATTGTAGATGATAAAATCAAAGAAGTTTGGTTGTTTTCTGAAAGAATTGATGAAGAAGATGAATTCTGGAACTTTGCCTCCAAATAA
- a CDS encoding winged helix-turn-helix transcriptional regulator has translation MEINISDENCPLRKSLEVIGGKWTMLIIYQINERTIRYGELKRSVVGISEKMLISQLKFLTEKGIVNKKSYPEIPPRVEYTLTEMGKKLLPIINKIIEFGLNNNI, from the coding sequence ATGGAAATAAATATTTCGGATGAAAACTGCCCATTAAGAAAATCTCTGGAAGTGATTGGAGGGAAGTGGACCATGCTTATCATATATCAAATAAATGAGCGTACCATAAGATACGGAGAACTTAAAAGGAGTGTTGTTGGAATCAGCGAGAAAATGTTGATCAGCCAGTTGAAGTTTTTAACGGAAAAAGGAATTGTTAACAAAAAATCTTACCCTGAAATACCTCCACGTGTGGAGTATACATTAACAGAAATGGGGAAGAAATTACTTCCGATAATTAATAAAATTATTGAATTTGGACTTAACAACAATATTTAG
- a CDS encoding alpha/beta fold hydrolase, with amino-acid sequence MAIKNSSFHQVKFDNTSLDIFYNLYLPDSDYLRGTIIILHGMQEHSGRYHKFADFLSNSGFAVLTYDHPGHGKTAKEKDDLGFFHANQPGELMIHTGIVMSEFLNGKHPELPHFIIGHSLGSFVTRNVVQRIGEQFHGVVLIGTGHAMKGSALGTMFLGLLNKVVPKTRSRFMNDKFGEINNRKFKDEANHENLNWLSLSKENRDSYLSDELSGIDFTDNAFYGAAQLMLWGSGSGWYKKVPNKLPFLLISGEDDPIGDFGKGVITSAEELIKHGNKDIKYHLYPKLRHEILNEDIKEEVYKEILKWIEDRMGR; translated from the coding sequence ATGGCAATCAAGAATTCAAGCTTTCATCAAGTAAAATTTGATAATACATCGTTAGATATTTTCTACAATTTATATCTACCAGATTCTGATTACCTAAGGGGTACTATTATTATTCTTCATGGAATGCAGGAGCATAGTGGTAGATATCATAAGTTTGCGGATTTTCTTTCTAATTCTGGCTTTGCGGTTCTGACCTATGATCATCCTGGGCATGGAAAAACTGCAAAGGAAAAGGACGATCTAGGTTTTTTCCATGCGAATCAACCAGGCGAATTAATGATTCACACAGGTATTGTGATGTCAGAATTTTTGAATGGAAAGCATCCTGAATTACCACATTTTATTATTGGTCATTCTTTGGGATCCTTTGTTACAAGGAATGTTGTTCAGCGGATAGGGGAACAATTCCATGGTGTAGTATTGATCGGTACGGGACATGCTATGAAAGGGAGTGCTTTGGGAACAATGTTTTTGGGATTGCTGAATAAGGTTGTTCCTAAAACAAGATCTAGGTTTATGAATGATAAATTTGGTGAGATTAATAATAGAAAATTCAAAGATGAGGCAAATCACGAAAACCTGAATTGGTTAAGTTTGAGCAAGGAGAATCGCGACTCTTACCTTTCTGATGAATTGAGTGGGATTGATTTCACGGATAATGCATTTTATGGAGCGGCACAATTGATGCTGTGGGGTAGTGGGAGTGGGTGGTATAAGAAAGTTCCTAATAAGTTGCCTTTTTTATTGATAAGTGGCGAAGATGATCCAATTGGAGATTTTGGAAAAGGAGTAATAACATCGGCAGAAGAGTTGATAAAACATGGGAACAAGGATATAAAATATCACTTATACCCAAAACTTAGGCATGAAATATTGAATGAGGACATTAAAGAAGAAGTTTACAAAGAAATATTAAAGTGGATTGAAGATCGGATGGGTCGATAA
- a CDS encoding GyrI-like domain-containing protein, with the protein MKEFIESFNVIGISVKTCNTDGSAAKDIPALWEKFAGERLDEKIPNRMDDAVYCIYTDYEGDFQHPYVTILGCKVSSFDEVPEGMISKFIPTSKYEKIKLEGNISGDVIYDAWTKIWASDLNRSYLADFEVYSAEQCQSENPSVDIYVSVK; encoded by the coding sequence ATGAAAGAATTCATTGAATCATTTAATGTAATTGGTATTTCAGTAAAAACTTGTAATACCGATGGCAGTGCCGCGAAGGATATTCCAGCATTATGGGAAAAATTTGCTGGAGAAAGATTAGATGAAAAGATCCCAAATAGGATGGATGATGCCGTGTATTGCATTTATACTGATTATGAAGGAGATTTTCAGCATCCCTATGTTACTATTTTAGGTTGTAAGGTGAGTTCTTTTGATGAAGTTCCAGAAGGGATGATTTCTAAATTTATTCCAACATCAAAATATGAGAAGATTAAATTGGAAGGTAATATCTCTGGCGATGTTATTTATGACGCTTGGACAAAAATATGGGCATCTGATTTGAATAGAAGTTATTTGGCGGATTTTGAAGTGTATTCTGCAGAACAATGCCAATCTGAAAATCCTTCTGTTGATATTTATGTGTCTGTAAAATAA
- a CDS encoding NAD(P)H-dependent glycerol-3-phosphate dehydrogenase: MANIGVIGSGSWATAMIKMLTDNQQSKHVNWWVRRQEDIDYIEQYHHNPSYLSAVEVKLDHISLYHDPKEVIKNSDIIILNTPAAYLEDALKDLQQSDFKNKLLVSAIKGIVPSIKLIVGEFLNTKFDVPFEDIVVVGGPCHAEEVSLEKLSYLTFASKNTANAAIVAQYFQTHYIKTVVSNDILGVEYGAVLKNIYALACGICHGLGYGDNFQAVLISNAIREMEYFVNAIDPQPREINQSAYLGDLLVTAYSQFSRNRTFGNMIGKGYSVKSAQLEMNMVAEGYFASDCIQDIILDHQLEMPICNTVYNILYKNQIATVAVKNLADKLT; the protein is encoded by the coding sequence TTGGCAAATATTGGAGTGATAGGTAGCGGAAGTTGGGCAACTGCAATGATCAAAATGTTGACTGACAATCAGCAAAGTAAACATGTAAATTGGTGGGTTCGCAGGCAAGAAGATATTGACTACATTGAACAGTATCACCACAACCCATCGTATCTAAGTGCTGTGGAAGTCAAATTGGACCATATTAGTTTGTACCATGATCCAAAGGAAGTTATAAAAAATTCAGATATTATTATTTTAAATACTCCGGCTGCATATCTAGAAGACGCGTTAAAGGATCTACAACAATCTGATTTTAAAAACAAACTCTTAGTATCGGCTATCAAAGGTATTGTTCCATCGATTAAATTAATCGTTGGTGAATTCTTAAACACTAAGTTTGACGTTCCTTTTGAGGATATTGTTGTTGTAGGCGGTCCATGTCATGCTGAAGAGGTTTCTTTGGAGAAACTTTCTTATTTGACATTTGCTTCCAAGAATACTGCTAATGCGGCGATCGTAGCTCAATATTTCCAAACTCATTATATAAAAACAGTAGTTTCCAATGATATTCTTGGAGTAGAGTATGGAGCAGTATTGAAAAATATCTACGCCTTAGCTTGTGGCATCTGCCATGGACTAGGGTATGGTGATAATTTTCAGGCAGTATTAATTTCGAATGCAATTCGCGAAATGGAATATTTTGTGAATGCCATAGATCCTCAACCTAGAGAAATCAATCAATCTGCATATTTAGGTGATTTATTGGTAACTGCTTATTCTCAGTTTAGTAGGAACCGTACATTTGGAAACATGATAGGCAAAGGCTACAGCGTGAAATCTGCACAATTGGAAATGAATATGGTTGCCGAAGGTTACTTTGCATCAGATTGTATTCAGGATATAATTCTTGATCATCAATTAGAAATGCCAATCTGTAATACTGTTTACAATATTTTATATAAAAATCAAATAGCTACTGTGGCTGTCAAAAACTTAGCAGATAAATTAACATAA
- the hemF gene encoding oxygen-dependent coproporphyrinogen oxidase translates to MISKEEIAEKYKEIQDEITQALEALDGKARFEEELWERDGGGGGRTRVIQHGDILEKGGVNFSAVHGKLPEQIKKAFGVDEDEFFATGVSIVIHPNNPWVPIIHMNIRYFELNEKIRWFGGGIDLTPHYVDEDDAQYFHGELKKVCDQYSEAFYPKFKEWADNYFFIKHRDETRGIGGIFYDKLTPEKAGVSDQEIFDFSCDLGHLFPKVYSELVNRSRHKQFTEAEKNWQLLRRGRYVEFNLVYDAGTKFGLETNGRIESILMSLPEQANWFYNFQTEADSKEERTLSLLKKGINWV, encoded by the coding sequence ATGATTAGTAAAGAAGAGATTGCCGAAAAATATAAAGAAATTCAGGACGAGATCACCCAAGCCTTGGAGGCATTAGATGGTAAGGCTCGTTTTGAGGAAGAATTGTGGGAACGAGATGGTGGCGGTGGCGGCCGTACTCGAGTTATCCAACATGGTGATATTCTTGAAAAGGGTGGAGTTAATTTTTCTGCAGTCCATGGCAAACTTCCAGAGCAGATAAAAAAGGCTTTTGGTGTTGATGAGGATGAGTTCTTCGCAACAGGAGTTTCAATTGTAATCCATCCGAACAATCCGTGGGTTCCTATTATCCACATGAATATCAGATATTTTGAATTAAATGAGAAAATTCGTTGGTTCGGTGGAGGAATAGATCTAACTCCGCACTATGTAGATGAAGATGATGCTCAATATTTCCATGGTGAATTAAAAAAAGTTTGCGATCAATATTCTGAAGCATTTTATCCAAAATTCAAGGAATGGGCAGACAATTATTTCTTCATTAAGCATAGAGATGAAACACGAGGTATCGGAGGTATTTTCTATGATAAGTTAACTCCTGAAAAAGCAGGTGTTTCGGATCAGGAAATCTTTGATTTTTCGTGCGATTTAGGGCATTTATTTCCGAAGGTATATAGTGAGTTGGTGAATAGGAGCAGGCATAAACAATTTACTGAAGCTGAAAAGAACTGGCAATTACTGCGTCGTGGACGTTATGTAGAGTTTAATTTGGTATATGATGCAGGAACGAAATTCGGATTGGAAACCAATGGAAGAATTGAGTCTATCCTGATGAGCCTACCAGAGCAGGCTAATTGGTTTTATAATTTTCAGACAGAAGCTGATTCTAAGGAAGAGAGAACTTTGTCATTATTGAAAAAAGGTATAAACTGGGTATAA
- a CDS encoding M16 family metallopeptidase, with product MIKFERFTLKNGLKVLVHEDPHSPMACMNILYNVGARDEQEDKTGFAHLFEHLMFSGSVNIPNYDQPLQRVGGENNAFTSNDITNYYITLPANNIETAFWLESDRMMGLAFNEQGLEVQRNVVIEEFKQRYLNQPYGDVWLKLRDLAYKVHPYKWATIGKEIKHIEDAKMEDVKAFFKKFYTPNNAIVAITGNVKLDEIKRLSEKWFADIPVGEPNLRNLPEEPAQFEARVEEVTADVPVSSIYIAFHSVDRLDPNYQVIDLITDILARGTSSRLYRRLVKDRKLFSEINAYVLGSLDSNLVVVEGKPIEEISLQDAEKAIWEELNKLKNEPVSIEELTKVKNKIESTLVFAELSILDKAMNLSYYELLGNAELYNQEVDKYLRITAEDIIRVSQETFRKENSSTLLYNARKKEVAHAE from the coding sequence ATGATAAAATTCGAGAGATTCACTCTTAAAAACGGGTTGAAAGTACTTGTTCATGAGGATCCACATAGTCCGATGGCATGTATGAATATCCTATATAATGTTGGTGCTAGAGATGAGCAGGAGGACAAAACGGGCTTTGCGCATCTTTTTGAGCATTTGATGTTCAGTGGTTCGGTCAATATTCCGAACTATGATCAGCCTTTGCAAAGGGTTGGGGGCGAAAACAATGCTTTTACATCCAACGATATCACTAATTATTATATCACATTACCAGCAAATAATATTGAAACTGCATTCTGGTTAGAGTCTGACCGAATGATGGGTCTTGCTTTTAATGAGCAGGGATTAGAAGTTCAACGAAATGTGGTGATAGAAGAGTTTAAACAAAGGTATCTTAATCAACCTTATGGAGATGTTTGGTTGAAGTTGAGAGATCTTGCTTACAAAGTTCATCCTTATAAATGGGCAACTATTGGAAAAGAGATCAAACATATTGAAGATGCTAAAATGGAGGATGTAAAAGCTTTCTTTAAAAAATTCTATACTCCCAATAATGCTATTGTTGCTATAACTGGAAATGTAAAACTTGATGAAATAAAAAGACTTTCTGAGAAATGGTTTGCGGACATTCCAGTTGGAGAACCAAATCTTCGCAATCTTCCTGAAGAACCTGCTCAATTTGAAGCTAGGGTTGAGGAAGTAACTGCTGATGTTCCTGTAAGTAGTATTTATATTGCATTTCATTCCGTAGACCGCTTAGATCCAAATTATCAAGTTATAGATCTTATCACTGATATCCTAGCCAGAGGTACGTCTTCAAGACTATATAGAAGATTGGTGAAAGACAGGAAACTATTCAGTGAAATCAATGCTTATGTCTTGGGAAGTTTAGACAGCAATTTAGTGGTTGTTGAAGGTAAGCCTATTGAGGAAATAAGTCTGCAGGATGCTGAAAAAGCAATATGGGAAGAATTGAATAAACTGAAAAATGAACCCGTATCGATAGAAGAGCTCACAAAGGTAAAGAATAAGATAGAATCTACATTGGTATTTGCAGAGTTGTCTATATTGGACAAAGCAATGAATTTATCTTATTATGAATTGTTGGGAAATGCAGAATTATATAATCAGGAAGTAGATAAATATTTGAGAATTACTGCAGAGGATATCATCAGAGTTTCTCAAGAGACTTTTAGAAAAGAAAATTCATCTACGTTGTTGTATAATGCAAGAAAAAAGGAGGTTGCTCATGCTGAATAG
- a CDS encoding M16 family metallopeptidase yields the protein MIFYGAYLVPEFSFDQNALTLYTLGKHIDAVLPIVNDILNNSIFPQQELDTYIRNNKQSLQISMEKTDFVARRRFYKQLFGDTRYGNAVTEQLLQDLDRADLIRLYKQQIQPKNATLFLSGNITTEVLKSFRNYFEEQWTGDVQIEKLPFVQKLDHSPEILQIEKKGALQSSIRLGKIGIQRAHADYPALQFVNTLFGGFFGSRLMSNIREDKGYTYSIGSMVANLNHAGFISIATDVGSEYTEDTLKQIGLESKRLQDEKVNEEELELVRNYMLGSMLGSLESIFSHVDKFKSVYYSGLNLDYYTYYSNVVRGITADQVQDIAQKYLGMDEMVKVVVGNSFNKI from the coding sequence TTGATTTTTTATGGTGCATATCTGGTACCGGAATTTAGTTTTGATCAAAATGCACTTACCTTATACACTTTAGGAAAGCATATAGACGCGGTATTACCTATTGTCAACGACATACTAAACAATTCCATATTTCCTCAACAGGAACTTGATACTTATATCAGGAATAATAAGCAGAGTTTACAGATCTCTATGGAGAAGACAGATTTTGTAGCTCGCAGAAGATTCTATAAACAATTATTCGGTGATACTCGGTATGGTAACGCGGTTACTGAACAGCTCTTGCAGGATTTGGATAGAGCAGATTTAATTCGTTTATACAAACAGCAAATCCAGCCTAAGAATGCAACTTTGTTTCTGTCAGGTAACATCACCACTGAGGTTTTGAAGAGTTTTAGGAACTATTTTGAAGAGCAATGGACAGGAGATGTGCAAATAGAGAAACTACCATTTGTTCAAAAGTTAGACCATTCGCCAGAAATCCTACAGATTGAAAAGAAGGGAGCATTGCAGTCCTCAATCAGACTAGGGAAAATCGGAATCCAGAGAGCACATGCTGATTATCCAGCACTTCAATTTGTGAATACTTTGTTTGGTGGATTCTTTGGATCGAGGTTAATGAGTAATATCCGTGAGGATAAAGGCTATACCTATAGCATCGGTTCTATGGTTGCAAACCTGAATCATGCTGGTTTTATTTCTATTGCCACGGATGTAGGCTCAGAATATACTGAAGATACCCTTAAACAAATAGGACTGGAGTCAAAAAGATTGCAAGATGAAAAGGTTAACGAAGAAGAATTGGAATTAGTTAGAAACTATATGTTAGGCTCTATGCTTGGCAGTTTAGAGTCCATTTTTTCTCACGTTGATAAATTCAAATCGGTATACTATTCGGGGTTGAATTTAGATTACTATACATATTACAGCAATGTGGTGAGGGGCATAACTGCTGACCAGGTGCAGGATATTGCACAGAAATATTTAGGAATGGATGAAATGGTGAAGGTAGTCGTGGGGAATTCTTTTAATAAAATTTAA
- a CDS encoding tRNA threonylcarbamoyladenosine dehydratase, with product MMDISWLSRTEALVGREALEKLANSHVMVLGLGGVGSFAAEFIARSGVGKMTIIDGDTVDPSNRNRQLPALATNHGEPKAQIMKERLLAINPELELNVIQEFILPQTIPGLLELKPDYCVEAIDSITPKLFFIRLALDAKIPFVSSMGAGGKVDPTKIKVADIGKTFNCKLAQHIRKKLKKHGIKKGVKVVFSTELPDKDSLLYTDGSNFKKSAYGTMSYLPAAFGGTLASVVIRDLME from the coding sequence ATGATGGATATATCATGGCTCTCACGCACCGAAGCTCTTGTCGGTAGAGAAGCACTGGAAAAATTAGCAAACTCGCACGTGATGGTTCTGGGTTTAGGAGGTGTTGGATCCTTCGCAGCTGAGTTTATTGCAAGGTCAGGAGTTGGTAAAATGACAATTATTGATGGTGACACCGTTGATCCAAGCAATAGGAACAGACAGTTACCAGCATTAGCCACCAACCATGGCGAACCAAAGGCACAGATTATGAAAGAACGTCTATTGGCAATAAACCCTGAACTTGAGCTAAATGTTATCCAAGAATTTATTCTTCCTCAAACTATTCCTGGTTTACTTGAATTGAAACCTGACTATTGTGTGGAAGCTATTGATAGTATCACCCCTAAATTGTTTTTTATTCGATTAGCACTTGATGCTAAAATTCCATTTGTAAGTTCAATGGGAGCTGGAGGTAAAGTTGACCCTACTAAAATCAAGGTAGCTGACATCGGAAAAACATTTAACTGTAAACTGGCTCAACATATCCGTAAGAAACTTAAAAAACATGGAATCAAAAAAGGTGTAAAAGTCGTATTCTCAACTGAACTACCTGACAAAGATTCTTTGCTATATACTGATGGTAGTAACTTTAAGAAATCGGCTTATGGGACCATGTCATATCTTCCAGCAGCATTTGGTGGAACATTGGCTTCAGTGGTAATCAGAGATTTGATGGAATAA
- a CDS encoding TatD family hydrolase produces the protein MLIDIHTHKHAESDQGSLAIPNVIVSKDSVYRTPCSAGIHPWYIDSDFDLQFETLRQYQSKDGVIAVGECGLDKMTSTPWEKQVYAFEKQIELANQVNKPLIIHCVRAYSEVFTSLTAKQNKVPVLIHGFAKNWELAKTLLKHGYYFSLGPNILKGAMTEVIQNIPLDRLFLETDDKDTKISEIYAYFCRARKLPLEQLEQQIMLNFKKVFNYTI, from the coding sequence ATGCTAATTGATATTCATACCCACAAACATGCAGAATCGGACCAAGGCTCTTTGGCAATCCCGAATGTAATAGTTTCTAAAGACTCCGTTTACAGAACTCCTTGTAGCGCCGGAATTCATCCTTGGTATATCGATTCGGATTTTGATCTACAGTTTGAAACACTCAGACAATACCAATCAAAGGATGGAGTTATTGCCGTTGGAGAATGTGGATTAGACAAGATGACTTCTACTCCTTGGGAAAAACAAGTATATGCATTTGAAAAGCAAATTGAATTAGCTAACCAGGTCAACAAGCCATTGATAATACATTGTGTAAGAGCATATTCTGAGGTTTTCACTTCCTTAACAGCCAAACAAAATAAAGTTCCTGTACTAATCCATGGTTTTGCCAAAAACTGGGAGTTAGCCAAAACACTTCTAAAACATGGTTACTACTTTTCCTTAGGACCTAATATTTTAAAAGGTGCTATGACTGAAGTTATTCAAAACATTCCACTAGACCGTCTTTTCTTAGAAACTGACGATAAGGATACAAAAATCTCTGAAATTTATGCTTATTTTTGCCGCGCCAGAAAATTGCCTTTGGAGCAACTGGAGCAGCAGATCATGCTGAATTTCAAGAAGGTTTTTAATTATACAATATAG
- a CDS encoding histone deacetylase family protein — protein MLKIAHHTAYIHPLPEGHRFPMMKYELIPEQLLYEGLVKIDNFFEPELVDRQIVYLAHDKQYTDDLLNLRLDPKMIRRIGFPMSESLVNRELYLIDGSIKSSLEAIKTGVSFNTAGGTHHAGKDFGEGFCLLNDQAVASAYLFHEKLAKKILIIDLDVHQGNGTAHIFEDHDQIITFSIHGEKNFPFKKEKSHFDIALHDGIEDEEYLNILNDTLPKLLDRVEPEFVYFQSGVDVLGTDKLGKFNMTLEGCRLRDSIVFQNCKKI, from the coding sequence TTGCTGAAAATCGCCCATCATACTGCTTATATCCATCCTTTGCCCGAGGGGCATCGTTTTCCAATGATGAAATATGAGCTGATTCCAGAACAATTATTATATGAGGGATTGGTGAAGATTGACAATTTTTTCGAGCCTGAATTGGTCGATAGACAAATTGTCTATTTGGCTCATGATAAACAGTATACGGATGATCTCTTAAACCTTCGTTTAGACCCTAAAATGATCAGGAGGATAGGATTTCCTATGTCAGAATCTCTGGTAAACCGTGAGCTGTATTTGATTGATGGTAGCATCAAATCATCCTTAGAAGCAATAAAGACCGGAGTTTCATTTAATACCGCCGGTGGCACACATCATGCTGGTAAAGACTTTGGAGAAGGTTTTTGTTTGCTTAATGACCAAGCAGTTGCTTCTGCATATTTATTTCATGAAAAATTAGCAAAAAAAATATTGATAATTGACCTTGATGTGCACCAAGGAAACGGAACTGCCCATATCTTTGAGGATCATGACCAGATCATCACCTTTTCTATTCATGGCGAGAAGAATTTCCCTTTTAAAAAGGAGAAATCTCATTTCGATATTGCCCTGCATGATGGTATTGAAGATGAAGAGTATTTGAATATCTTGAATGATACCCTTCCAAAGTTATTGGATAGAGTTGAGCCTGAATTTGTGTATTTTCAATCCGGCGTTGATGTCCTAGGGACCGATAAACTTGGAAAATTCAATATGACCCTTGAGGGTTGTCGGTTAAGAGACTCAATAGTTTTCCAAAATTGCAAAAAAATATAA